The following is a genomic window from Bacillus sp. 2205SS5-2.
TAGGGACTCGGGCATTTGTCAGCCCACTGCGTGAATCGGGATTCACTACGTGTACTGCCAGATGCCTGCCGTCCCTGGGCAGCCACTTCCGCTTTTCGTGATCCAGCTGCAGTGGCTAGGGACTCGGGCATTTGTCAGCCCACTACGTGAAGCAGGCTTCACTGCGTGTACTGCCAGATGCCTGCCGTCCCTGGGCGAGCCACTTCCGCTTTTCGTGATCCAGCTGCAGTGGCTAGGGACTCGGGCATTTGTCAGCCCACTACGTGAAGCAGGCTTCACTGCGTGTACTGCCAGATGCCTGCCGTCCCTGGGCAGCCACTTCCGCTTTTCGTGAATAATAAACTGATATGAACAGCAATGAACTTGGCGAAAGCAGCCTGTGTGATTGATACTAGAAGCATTAGCCAGGCGTAATGAAGTGAAGTTGGTAATATGACGGTGAGAATGGTCTGAAAGTGGATGTTCTTTGAACAAATCGCCCCATTATGCAAGGATTAATTCATTTTTTGCTCAGTTTAAGCGTGTTATTAACGACTTTTTTTGGTAAAATAATACGAAGTGTGAATAGGTAGGTTCTGGGTAGCAACGGGATTCCCCGTTTTTAGGAAATCTTTCGCTCGTTGGAACAGTTAAGAGGTTTTGTCGTTCAAAGAATTCGTCATAACTACATATTAAAGGAGAGGGTATACATGGCTAAAGTATATGTTTTTGATCATCCACTCATTCAGCATAAGCTAACACATATTCGTGACATTGAAACAGGAACTAAGGAATTTCGTGAGCTCGTTGATGAAGTGGCGACACTAATGGCGTTCGAAATTACGCGCGATCTACCATTGCAGGAGATTGACGTGCAAACGCCGGTCGCAACGGCTCAAGCTAAAGTCCTTTCCGGAAAAAAATTAGGAATTGTGCCTATCCTCCGTGCTGGAATCGGCATGGTCGACGGTATTTTAAAATTAATTCCGGCGGCAAAAGTAGGACATGTTGGCTTGTACCGTGATCCAGAAACGCTACAACCGGTCGAATATTATGTTAAGCTTCCGACAGACGTAGAAGAGCGTGATTTCATCGTCGTCGATCCGATGTTGGCAACGGGAGGGTCTGCGATTGAAGCTATCAACTCTCTCAAAAAACGCGGCGCAAAAAATATTAAATTTATGTGTTTAATCGCGGCTCCTGAAGGTGTAGAACTTCTTAAGGAAGCACACCCGGATGTCGACATCTTCATTGCGGCATTGGATGAAAAATTAAACGAAAAAGGTTATATCGTTCCTGGACTAGGGGACGCTGGTGACCGTTTGTTTGGTACAAAATAAATACGATAATAAAAAGACGCACTCAATGCGTCTTTTTATTATGATCTTTTCGTATACATTGTGGCTATTTCACCTGATTTTTGATTAAAGCTCCCATTTCACGTTGATTTCCATCAAATATATACGAAATGATGCCCGAAACAAAGCTATATCACAGTTTATAGGCTGGTTCGAAAAGTAACAAAATTTGCGAAAACAGCCTTTTATTAGGATCTTTTCGTACACATTGTGGCTATTTCATCTGGTTTTTGATTAAACCGCCCATTTCACATATTTCTTCTAGTTAAAACTAGAAATCTTCCTGATCAACATGCATACACTCACCCACTTTACACACCCTATGGAGAAAAAGGTGGAGGAATTCATGAAAAAAATCGCTTGCTTTCTATTATTTGTTGCACTGATGAGCCTGACAACCGCCGGAACAGCGCTCACTTTCTCCATTCCGACGGTTGAAGAAGATCCCAATGAAACCATTACAGCCGTTATTGAAACAAAGGGGAAGCCCAATGTTGAGCGAATCAATCGACAGGTCGGCTATTTTTCTACTTTAACCTTGGGCTTTGTGTACAAAGAAGTCTTCAATGGCTATTCACTAACAGGCAAAAGAAAAGAACTAACGGCATTTTTAAATGGAAAGGAA
Proteins encoded in this region:
- the upp gene encoding uracil phosphoribosyltransferase, with amino-acid sequence MAKVYVFDHPLIQHKLTHIRDIETGTKEFRELVDEVATLMAFEITRDLPLQEIDVQTPVATAQAKVLSGKKLGIVPILRAGIGMVDGILKLIPAAKVGHVGLYRDPETLQPVEYYVKLPTDVEERDFIVVDPMLATGGSAIEAINSLKKRGAKNIKFMCLIAAPEGVELLKEAHPDVDIFIAALDEKLNEKGYIVPGLGDAGDRLFGTK